DNA from Aquaspirillum sp. LM1:
GCATCAGGTTGCAGGCGTGCCGGGCTTGGGCTGGCGGTCGCGCATCAGTGCCGCCAGCACCAGGCCAATCAGGAACATGAACATCTCCATCATGTGATCGCGGGTGATGTTTTCGATCACCATCCGCCCGGCAAAGCCGCTGATCAGGAACATGCAGGTCAGCGCCAGGGTGTCGTGCTGCTGCAGCAAGCGGCGCAGGCCCTGGGCAAACACGGCCAGCAAGAACGCCCCCCACAGTGCCATACCTGGCCAGCCCATGCCCAGGGTATATTCCACCAGACCGCTGTGTGAATGGCGCACTGCCACCCCGTATTTTTCCATCACCGCATTGCTGTACGCCTTGCGGGTGAAGCCCATCCCCAGTGGGTGTTCTGCCGACAGCTTCATACCGACAATAATCCACGCCGTGCGCTCGTAGGCCGAATCGTCCAGCGGCTGGCCATCGGACAGAATCGGGTAGGGGTAGCGCTTGGCGTCCAGCCAGCTCAGCACGGTATCGGTATGAAATGAGTAGGCGGTAGATTCGACAAACCGGGCCCAGCGCGAGTCGGTTTTCAGGTGCAGTCCGGTCAGCGTGCCGGCCAGCAACAGCAGCGCCACAAACCCACCCATCCGGTGGCTGCGCCGAATGGACGCTGGCGCGTAGTACAGCACCAGCAGCCCGGTGGAGATGCACAGCAGCACCAGCCCAATCAGGCCGTTGCGTGCCCCGGAAAAAAACGTCACCGCTGCCGCCAGCAAGGCCCAGCCAGCCAGCAGTGGCGACGGCACCTGGAAATACCGCCCGCCGCCGCTGAGCCGGCTGAACGCTTCGGCCATGCACAGCGACAAAAACAGATTGGCCAGGTAAGACACCTGCACCTTGCCGTTGAACACCCCGGTGGAATTAAATGGCGATTCGCCGTAAACCCCCCACGCCCATAGATAGTCCAGCGCCTGAATCAGCACCGCACAGCCCAGCGCCACAAACACCCCGTTGAGCACCTGCGCCCGGCCACTGCTGGCCTGGTGGCGGCCCAGGTACATCACCGCCATGCCCAGTAGCAGGGCCAGCGAGCTTTTCAGCCACTGGCCGCGCAATTCTTCCAGCGTTTCGCCCGGATGCAGCGCCACGGTGGGCACCTGAATCAGCAGCCACAGGCTGAGCAGCAGGTACAGCCACAGCGTGCGGCTGTGGCGCAGCTGCGTCCACAGCGCCTGGCGCACGCTGGCCACGCTCAGGCAGCACAGCAGGCTGGCGCTCATCAGGCCATAGCGCAGGGCAATGGTGTGCGGAATCGACCAGATAATCAGCAGAATAAACGACATCCACGCTACTGCCTGGTAGCGGGTCAGGGTA
Protein-coding regions in this window:
- a CDS encoding O-antigen ligase encodes the protein MKLPFTLTRYQAVAWMSFILLIIWSIPHTIALRYGLMSASLLCCLSVASVRQALWTQLRHSRTLWLYLLLSLWLLIQVPTVALHPGETLEELRGQWLKSSLALLLGMAVMYLGRHQASSGRAQVLNGVFVALGCAVLIQALDYLWAWGVYGESPFNSTGVFNGKVQVSYLANLFLSLCMAEAFSRLSGGGRYFQVPSPLLAGWALLAAAVTFFSGARNGLIGLVLLCISTGLLVLYYAPASIRRSHRMGGFVALLLLAGTLTGLHLKTDSRWARFVESTAYSFHTDTVLSWLDAKRYPYPILSDGQPLDDSAYERTAWIIVGMKLSAEHPLGMGFTRKAYSNAVMEKYGVAVRHSHSGLVEYTLGMGWPGMALWGAFLLAVFAQGLRRLLQQHDTLALTCMFLISGFAGRMVIENITRDHMMEMFMFLIGLVLAALMRDRQPKPGTPAT